The region GAGATCGATGTGCTTCTCGTTGACTTCAAGGCGGCAAATTTCGTTTCCCGGAACGGCGACCAGGAATCGAGACCGGTTACCGCAGATCTCAGAACGCGAAGCATCCGTCGCCGCATCACGGCAAACGTCGATAAATCGAGATTCCTGCCGAACCAGCGCGCTGGGCGACCGGCGAAGCTGCCACCGCAGAATGCCAAGAACGAACGGTATTGTTCCCGCCATCGTCAGCACCAATAAGGCGCGGATCCAGTCAGGCTGCTGGTCAAACGTTCCTCCAGTCAGCAGGCCAGTCTTCCCGAACCCGCTTTTCCACAGTATCAGAATCGGGAACAGCACCACGCCGGCATCGTGCAGGGCTCGATACGCCGTTAATCGCCATTCCGGCAGCGCGCGGGAATGCTGGCGGTTGACCATTATGATCCACCAGGTCGCGTTGCCGACGACGGCCAACCCGAGAATTCCGATCCCGATCACGTGATTCATTGCCGAAGCTGTCCTGCTGCCTCTGGACCGTCCGTGGGGAGATGTATAAGCTTTGCCGGATACAAATCTGAAAATGCTCAACCGTTTTGCAGAGACGCTTTGTACAGGAGAATGTCATGAGAATCACCAGCACTATTTGCCTTCTAAGCCTGTTTTTCATTGGTTGCGGGACAGAATCCGGAGTGACAGTCTCGCAGACTTCGCAAGAGCAGCCTGTCGGCGTCGAATCCGGGGCCGGCGCTGAAATTCAACCGATCGCGGCAGCAAACAGCGATGGCGAATACACACCGGTCACGCTGGAAGTCCCGACGATGGAATGTCCGTTCGCATGTTACCCGACCGTCAAGGAGACTCTGGAAGAACAGCCAGGGGTCACGTCTGTGGAGTTGGTGCCGCAGAAGGAAGAAGGCGTCATTGACGACCGCCGCGTCATCGTGAACGTCAGCGAAGGCTTCAGTCTCGACGAGGCAGTCGCCGCTCTTTCGAAAGCCGGCTTCAAGAACGCGTCCGTGAAAAACTGATCAAGCCGAGTTACAAATCAAAATCTGATGCCCGGTACCTCGCCTGAGTTACCGGGCATTTTTTTGGCGTATTACCTGCAATCGATCGGACTACACGGCTTCCGGTACAACTTCCGGAATGATCTCACGCGGGCGGCCCCGGTCGCACACGACCGCGTCCGAGCGGTTCATCAGGTTGTGAAGGTTCCGCAGCACGTACCACCGTAGCGCCAGAACCAAAGACCCGTAGGCCGCGAGATTCGTGAGCACCACAAGCCACTCCGAATCCGGAAACCAGCTTCGCCGAAAGACCATGTGCAGTTCGTGGATCTCATTAAAGCAGGGGATAATCGCGGGACTCATGAAGCAGAAGATCGGAAAGTCGTCCGGATTCTTATCCATGGAAATCATGATCAGCGCGGCGATCAGTGCCGGCACAATGCACAGAGCAATGACCGTCAGCAGACTGCCCAGCATTGCCTTCATCTGCGACTGAAATCTCAGGCCGAACCAGACGGAAATCCACTTCACGAAGTGCATATAGACAAACGCCGTCGCGGCCGCTGCGAACAGAAACCGGGTGGCCGACATCGTGTGCGTCAACCAGGACACACCGGGTACTGCCGTCACCGGAGCCCGGGGAATATTGCTGAACACGGCGCGTGGCATAATTCCAATTTCGACCCAGTACTTCATCAGCCCGTTCGTGAATGCCAGATTCATGACTCCCGCCACGGCGATCGGGAACAGAAGCAGCCATGACAGGCGATTGACTCCGGCCAGCTTCTGACGGAGAAGATCGCGATTCCGAAGAGGCATCGTCAGCAGTGAATCCAGCGTCTGCTTTTCACGTTCGCCGGCGAATGACCGACAGCCGTACCCCATGACAATCAGCAATGCGATAATCAGCAGCCCGATGCTGACAATGGCGCTGATTTCCTCTGTCCGATACGGAATCCAACTACTGGCTGCAAACCAACACCACTGGACGAGTATTTGCAGCCCGACAAATCCCGCAACGGTGCTCCTTCGATGGATTATGGACCGCCGCCGTTCGCGCCACGCAACGGGATCGAGATCAGGGAGATCGGATTTCGACTCACGCTGCGCATCGTCGGGAATGAACCGATGCAGCGGATGCGCCAGCGGCAGGGACGCCAGCACTTTTTTCAGTGCCCGCTTTAGCACACGAATGGTATTCAGCAGCCACTTCTTCACGGGCAGCGGCTGACCGAAGCTGTAACGCACTAATCCCACACGTGCCACAACGATCGCGATCAGAGTCACGATATTGGCCGGAATCGTAAACAGCATCACCGTACCCGCATCTCTGCCAGCATCCAGCAACAGAGCCAGGGGATAGAACGCTGCCAGGAACAATTCGTTGTCCGGCAGACCGGAAAAGGGCCCGCGACCGATCAACACCGGCCATCCAAAGCTCAGCGTCAGCAACACACCGTACGTGGCCCAAAACGCGGCGAGGCTGCTTTCCAGGAGAGCCGAGCAGCAAACGGCGATCGCCGTGATGTGAATTGCAATAAACACCAGGATCAGCAGGCCGATTGCGGTCATTGAAAACGACACGCCTCCCATCAGGTAGGCAACACCCAAAAGCGGCGCCGCGACGACGATCAGCGACAGCATCGGCATGACTCGCGAGGCAATCTTTTCCAGCACGATGATTGCCGGCGTCAGCCGGGAAGTCAGCAACAGCCCGAGCGTTTGCTTTTCCTTCTCCGATGTAATCGACGAACAGGCCATCGCCGGAAGCAGGGCGTACAGCGCACTGGCCATAACGGCAAACAGAACTTCCGTCAGTTCACGACCGGATCCCATCATCCGCAGCGGACTTCGGATGCGATGTGCAAGGCTGGCGAACGTCACCAGAAAGAACAAAGCGAACACCGCCAGAACGGCGACGCGCAGAATGTACGTGCGGCGCCGCTGAGCCGCTTCGATCAGCTCACGCTTCAGCAGCGGCAGTTCAATTCGCGACACGAAATTCCAGACGGCCATCAATGTCCAACCTGTCCGCTGTGCGACGAAACCGTATGCCCGAACTGCAATTCAGCCGACGTACCGCACCAAATCAGGAGCGCTGTCCGGCTGACCTCCGCGAGTGATTCGGCGCGAATCAGAATTTGTTTGCCGGAATCACCGCTTTTCGACGCCCCAGGTGTCATCGCCGGCGCTGTCAGACGAATTCGCCGAAGCCAATAAGCGCGGGGAACGTGGTCCGTCCGATCGACGGAGGCCTTTGCTGAGTCCGCGGGAGTGCTATTTCGCGTTTTTTTCGGCGCGTTCCCGCAACTGAATCGCGAGTGTCTCCATGTGGTCGCGGTACTGCTGATCGAGGACTTCGAAGCGGACACCCGTGATTTCTTCCAGAGACGGTTCGTGCGACAGATCCTTCAGATTCGGACGGTAGACGGCGGACAGCAGTCTGACAAGATCGTCGCGGTAGCGTCCGTCGTCGTAGTGCATCAGGAAATGTGTGACACCGGATGCCTGCGAATACAACTGGGCAACGTTGGGATGGTTTTGGAAACTGTCCTTTCCCAGCGAGCAGAATTCCTGCAGCGGCAGATAGAACTTTGCTTCGGGAGTCGGAGCCAGCAAACGATGGATGGCGGCAACAAACCGGGGGTTCGCCGGGTCACCGACAGTCGCGCCGTTCTCATGAATCTGAAAGGATTCGAAATAGCAGGCCGGTCCTTCGATCACCCAGAAGTTCGAGTTCTCGCACAGAGTCCACGCCGTCGGGTTTCGGGAACCGAGCATTCTTGCCTTCAGGCGAGCCGCGGTTCGTCGATCATCCAGCGTATGGATGTCCAGGACCTGATGCGTCCCTTCGTGAAACAACGTGGTCAGATCTCCGCTGCGATAGAAATAGGACGTCTGGTTCGGTTCCCAATACAAGCCGTTGGTCACCAGGTTCGCTGGAATCTTGTCGCGCACGGCTTCGTTGTATTCGGATTGCAGAGCGTAGTAGTGAACGGTCATTCGCTGATCGTCATCAGACGCGCGGCGGCGCGGTGAAGCCTGTTCAAAGCGTTCTTCCAGCGCCTGAGGAGTGTCAAAGAAGGCGGCAAAGTGGGTCTGAACCCACGAATCGAACGTCTCCAGTTTCAGCGAAAGCTGTACGCCTTCTTCCCGGCTGGTATTGGTCTTTACCAGGAAGTGTTCGGATTCGATTTCCCACGCATCTCGAAAGTTGCGGCGCAGCTCGGCTTCCTTTTCGACGGAAACCCAGTTTCGGCCCCACGGCCGTTCGCCGTCCTCATAGCGCTGAAGATGTGCCTGCGGAATCCAGCCGAAGCGTGAATCGAACACATGCGGCCGGCTTCCGCTGCGCATGCGAGCTTCGAACGGCGACACCCATTCTCCCGCGTATGTCGGATCGTCCTGCCGGGAACGGTCACGAAAGGCCTGCTGTCCGAGGATCATTCGTGCGTGCCGGTGGTCCGGGTCAATTCGGATCACATCCTGGACCCATGCGTATGCCAGCGACGGCAGCTCCGCGCGCAGAGCAGCCCGGGCCAGCCGGTAGAAATCGGCCGCGTAATCCTCGCGGATGGCATGCAATCGTTCCCGCCAGAGTTTTTCTTCCGGCGGCAGCGCGGGATTCACGGGAAGCCGCATCATCCTGGGCAGAGATTCGGATTCCTGCGGACTGTCGGTCGTCAACTGAAGCGATATTGCCGTGACGTCCGCCGCGGCCTGAGTCTGCCCCCGATCGAAGCACTGCTGGCTGAGATTCGTCAGGTCGAACCGGAGATTCCGGAGGATCTCCTGATGCTGTTCCTGAAGCTGGCTGCGCCGCCGATCGACCGTGGAGTTCCGATCATCGTCCGCGGCTGCCACGACGCACGCTGTAACGGCGATGAACATCGCGACCACACCGATTGCCGAGCGACGCTGCATGCGCGGCAGGCAGAATCCCGGGACCACCACCGCTCTGACCGCAGCGCTGTTTTTCAGCGTGGACTTCACCAATGGACTCCCGAAACCCTCAATTCGGACACTTCTTTCCACCCAAGGATACCAGCCGCGTCGATTGCTCGAAACACGACTTCCCGCATCCGTCGCAACCTCACGCTGCGTTTGACATTGCAGAAACGGATTCTTACCGTCTGTCGCCGATCGGGCAGGGTTCTGTCCGCACTTGTTCCGGTATTCTTCAACGGACAGCTTTTGAGAAGTTAAGAGATAAGAGGTGAATTCATGGCTCGACCTGTGACTCTGTTTACCGGCCAGTGGGCAGACCTGCCACTCGAACAACTTTGCCGAAAAGCGAAGGAATTCGGCTACGACGGCCTGGAACTGGCCTGCTGGGGAGATCACTTTGAAGTCGACAAGGCCATGTCCGACGACAGTTATTGCCAGAAGAAGCGGGATCTGCTCGATAAGTTTGAACTGAAGCTGTTTTCGATTTCCAACCACCTTGTCGGGCAGGCCGTTCTGGACAACATCGACGCCCGGCACAAGGCGATTCTGCCGGGCTATGTCTGGGGCGACGGCAACCCGGCCGGCGTGAATGAACGGGCCATCGAGGAAATGAAGCAGACGGCCCGTGCTGCTCAGAAACTGGGAGTCAGCGTGGTGAATGGCTTCACCGGATCCAGCATCTGGCACATGGTCTACGATTTCCCGCCGATCCCGCGCAGCATGATCGACGCCGGTTACGAGCTGCTGGCGGAACGATGGAATCCGATTCTGGATGTGTTTCAGGAATGCGGCGTGAAGTTCGGCCTGGAAGTCCATCCCGGTGAGATCGCATTCGACATCTTTTCCGCCGAACGAACTCTGCAGGCTCTGAATCATCGCGAAGAGTTCGGCTTCAATTTTGATCCCAGCCACCTGATCTGGCAGGGAGTCGACCCGGTGGAATTCATTCGCTATTTCCCGGATCGCATCTATCACGTGCATATGAAGGATGCTTCGACGACTCTGAACGGCCGCAGCGGGATTCTTTCCAGCCACCTGTCGTTCGGTGACGCTCGCCGCGGCTGGGACTTCCGCAGCGTGGGACGCGGAGCGGTTCGGTTTGAAGAAATCATCCGAGCCCTGAACGCCGTCGGATACAACGGCCCGCTTTCTGTCGAATGGGAAGACAGCGGCATGGACCGCGAACACGGCGCCGCCGAAGCCGCTCAGTACTGCAAAAACGTCGACTTCGAACCATCCGGTCGAGCCTTCGACGCAGCGTTCGGCGATTAAACGTAATTGCGTTCAGTTTCTGCGCGAGCGTCACGCCTCGTTCCCCCTCGCCCGCGGAGCGGGAAAGGAAGATTTGTCTGCATCCGGCAGAAAAAACGGGTGGGCTGGCCGCCCGCAGCATGCGAGTTGCGCGGAAGACTTCCCCGCATCAAAGTGGTTGAACATCGTGTGGTGGCTGCACTGGGTTCCCGCCTGCGCGGGAATGACGGGGCGTGCCGGGTTCCTGCCTGCGCGGGAATGACGAGGGGAGCGGCTCAGGTTGGGCACTACTCGCACGCCGGGTTCTATGGCGTTGCGCCGTCATCCTGCGGGTACAGCACCAGGCGGTCGTGGCACAGCAGAATCAGGTCACCGCGACCGTCGCCGGTCACATCCGCCACCAGTCCTTCGCGCGGTTCCGTACCGCGGGAGTCGGATTCGGACACCAGCCGCTTTTCTTCGAAGACGCGGAAGTGCGTGGCCGGCTCAAGACCTCTGGATTCGTCGAACCGCAGAATTTCAACGCCGTCGAAACTTGTATCGATCGTCGTCAGGTCAATCGCGTTGTCGCCGTTGAGGTCGCCGGCAATGATATCGGCCGGGTACGCGTCATCGCGATCGGATTCCCAGGAAGCGATTTCTTCCAGTGTCGAATCGACTCGTCCGGAATACAGCACGCTGAACTGTTCATTCCCGAACAGCAGCAGATCATCCTTGTGATCGCCGTTCAGATCGGCGACGTGAACGGAAATCAGCCGCAGCGACCCGAGCTCCACTTCCTTCCACGGTCGGTACAAACCTGACGTTGATTTGAGAACTCGCAGCTTCCGGATTCCCGAATCCACCAGCACGATTTCGTTGCCGTCTTCGTTATCCAGATTCAGCGCGGCGACTCCTTCGATGCGAGCTTTCGATTCGCCGGCATTAAACTGATCGGCGACCTTCCAGCCTTCGTCACCGAATGTCATCGCCCGTGCGAAGGAATCCCGCGACACCAGCAGCGAGCTTCCGTCGACAAACAGCGAGCCTCCGGAAGAGGTCCCCAGATCCAGCGGACGGACGCCTTCAGCTTCCGTCAACGTATGCTCGTCACCGCTGAACAGAACTCGCAGACCGTCGCCGTTCGAGCCGTTGGGAATCAGCAGCAGGTCGTCCTGCTGATCACCGTTGACGTCCATCGACAGCAGATCGATGCCGCGGCTGCCCAGCGTTCCGGAAGGCAGACTCTGCGGCTCACGCAACCCGACGGGCTCCCACACGGAGTCTGAATTCACCTGGAACTGCTGCAGCCTGACTTCGGCCCGGTTACCGGAACCTTTCTTCGTCACGACTGCCAGGCGGTTTCCCAGGGCTTCGATGGCGGCCAGTTCGAATCCTGCTTCGGGCCGGGCCACCGCCTGTGGAAAGGTCAGCCGTCCGTTTTCGAAGCGGCTGACAGCGATGGCGGCTTCCTTTTCGCTCATCAGGATCACTTCATTCGAACCGTCGCCGTCGGCGTCCATGATAGCGACATCGGTCGCGCCCAGCAGGCCGGGGAAGATCTCCGCAGTGTCGAGTCCGTCGATTCCGTTCTGCCGATAGACCAGCACCTGAGCGTTCTCCGGATCGGTAACGACGGCGTCCGTCAGACCGTCGCCGTTGATGTCACCCACCGCGACGGCTCGACCGCGGCTGCTGGTTGCCTTGCCGATCCCGTATTGCACAAGCCGGGCGGGCAGTTCGTTGTTGTCCGTTGTCGACCGTTTCAGCTTCGAAACCAGAACCCGGCCGGTGCGGGCATCGATCGTCAGCACTTCCTTACCGGGCAGTTGATCGACGTCATGCAGAGTGACAGAACGGGGCTGCTGCAGATCGAAGCAGACTTCCGGCCCCAGCCGGCCGTCGGCCGTCTGCAGGCGAGCACACAGACCTCGCTCGGAACCTTCATTCGCCATGTAGCACATGTCGCTGCGGCCATCACCGTCGATGTCAGCCACCTGAATCATGCTAAGTTGTGGCGACGTGTTGATCAGATGTTCGGGAGCCTTCATCTTGCCTTCGTCGTCCTGGTAGACCACGTACGTGACCGACTCACCAAGGACGACGATATCGGCGCGCTTGTCGCCGTTCAGGTCACCTGCGGAAATCATCCAGGACGTCGGCGTCAGTTCGGGAAGCCGGATGGACCAGCGTTCGGTCCATTCTTCCTTGCCGGGTTCCGGCTGGTATTTCACGACAAGCTGATCCGGCACGCCGATGTACGCCACATCTTCGCGGCCGTCGCTGTTGAAGTCGGCGGTTGCCATTCCGGCGATGGGCTTGTCGACGGAGATCTGGCGAATATCGAACCGCCAGTCGGAGACCAGATCATTGACGTCGCTGCCCGATTTCCGGCTGGCCTGTTCGGCATCGGTCTGCTGCCGCAGCAATCGAATGCTGCTGGACCGATTATCAACCAGCAGGATGTCCGTCAGCCCGTCGCTGTCGAAATCTCCGGCGGCCAGGTTAAACGCCCGCTCATCCAGCTTGAACAGCTCGACGCCGGAAAACCCGTAGAACTGAGCCAGGTCATTGGACTTCTCAGAAAGCTCCTCGGCATGCGCCGCGCAGCTTCCGGAGTTCTCAATCGACACGATCGCGGCCGCAATCGATACGGCAATTAGCAGCAGCCGGGCGGCCTGCATTGGGGGAGTTCGATTTATCACGAGCAACGCCTTCCATGAAACGCGGGAAACCGCCGGACGAGTCGTCCGCGCGACCCGGTATTCTTGGAACGCGCCGCGCCGGATGCAAGCCGTCAAATCCGCCCGTCACTTGCCATTTCGATTGATCCGTCCGTAGGATGGCTGCGTTGACGTTCTGTCCTGTCGCAGTTCCCCACGGGAGAATCGGGCCGATGAGTAACGCTGCGGCGCCTTCGGGCAACACAGATCTGGCGGAAGAACAGATTCAGCATTTTGCGAATCGCGTCAGCGAAATTCGCGAGCAACTGCACCGCACCGTCGTCGGACAGGACGAAACGCTCGACCTGCTGCTGACGTGTGCCCTGACCGGTTCGCACGCATTGCTGGTCGGCGTTCCCGGGCTGGCGAAGACTTTGATGGTGAAGGCTCTGGCCGCCGCGTTTCACTGGAAGTTCGCGCGAGTTCAGTTCACGCCGGACCTGATGCCGTCCGACATCACCGGCTACGAACTGCTCGGAAGGCCCGCCGACGACGGGTCGCCCAGCCTGACGTTTCGCAAAGGCCCCGTGTTCGCGAACCTGGTGCTGGCCGACGAAATCAACCGGGCGGCGCCGAAGACACAGTCAGCGATGCTGGAAGCCATGGCCGAACGGCACGTTACCGTCGGCGGAGAAACGCATCTGCTGGAAGAACCCTTCATCGTCATCGCCACGCAGAATCCAATTGAACAGGAAGGCACATATCCGCTGCCCGAAGCGCAGCTCGACCGATTCATGATGGAAATTCAGATCGGTTATCCGGACCCGAAGCAGGAAGTTGAGATCGTGATGAAAACCGCCGGTCACGACACCCGACTTCCCGAGGCTGCATTCGACCGGGAAACATTTCTGAAGCTTCGCGAACTGGTTTCAGCCGTGCCAATTCCCGTCAGTGTGGCGGAGTTCGCGGTGCGGCTTTGCGGCGCCACGCGGTCCAACGAAGTTACGTCGTCACAGCTTGCCAGGGACTACCTTGCCTGGGGAGCCGGTCCGCGGGGATCGCAGAATCTGGTACTGGCGGCCAAAGCCAAAGCGCTGCTGCACGGCCGCACGGCTCCGACGGTCGACGATATCCGTTCACTGGCGTCTCCCGTTCTGCGCCATCGCATGGTGCTGAACCACCGCGCCATCGGCGACGGCGTCACCAGCGACACTATCATCGAACGCCTGCTGCAGGAAAGCACACGATGGTGAGCTAATCGGAAAAAAATGCCTTCCCGTGCATCTGCCGGGTAGCACAGCTTGCCGTTGAGGAAAGCTGTGCCGCGAAGCGGTCGGAAAACGCTTCTGAACCATACTGAAACTGACAACGAACGATTCCTGATTTCACTTCGCACAAGCCAGCTTTCCAACGGCTGCGCCGCACAACTTGCTGCACGCAGGATGTGGTACGCGATTGTTGAGTAACATGGCCATCACCTCCACCACCAGCCGTTTTCTCGATCTGCAGGCACTGTCGTCGCTGGAACGCATGCGGTTCACGACGAAGCACCGCATCGAAGGCACGTACAGCGGTCGGCATGCGTCGCGGCAAAAGGGCGGTGCCGGGGAGTTCGTCGATTACCGCGAATACTCTCCCGGCGAAGATCTGCGGCGGATGGACTGGAAAGTTTACGCCCGCACCGGCAAGTCGTACGTCCGGCTGTATCAGGACGAAACGAACCTGTCCTGCACTCTGGCGATCGATGCCAGCCGGTCGATGCTATTCGGGGCTGACGGCGACTCCACCACGCAGAATTCCAAGCTGGAGTACGCTCAATTCCTGGCCACCGGTTTTTCTCACGTCATCGCCGGCGCTCAGGATCATGTCGGAATCGCGGTGCTGGCCGATGATCTGCTCGAAGCCATCCCGCCCGGCGGCGCGCCGACTCATGTGGCTCGCGTGCAGGACGCGATCGCATCCATCGCAACCCGCGAATCGACCCGGCTGGCTCCCGGCCTGCGATCACTGTTCGAACGCACGAAATCGCGTGGCGTGCTGTTGGTCGTCAGCGACTTTCTGATCGACGACGCGGAAGACACGTTTGCCGTGCTGAGGCTGTTTCGCCATCGCCAGTTCGAAGTCATCCTGCTGCATCTGGTTCATCCGGACGAAGAGCGTCTGCCGGAAGGAGCCGCGTTTCGTTTCGAGGGACTGGAAGGTGAAGGCCGCGTCGATTGTTCTCCGGCGGATATTCGCACCGAGTACGAACGAGCGTTCGCCGACCATCTGTCCGTGATCCGCACGTTCGCGCTGGCGACAGGCTGTGACTATCGGCGAGTGTCGCTGTCACAGCCGTGGATTCAGGTGCTAAGTAGTTTTCTGGTGGAAAGGTCGGGGTGATTCGCGTCTGATGTTCGCCAACTCGTGGGCCATCCTGATCGGACTGACCGCGGCCGCCGCGCCGGTGATCGTCCACTGGCTGACAAAGCCGAAGCCGGTGCGCCTGCCGGTTTCGACGCTGCGATTCATTCGGGGAGCCGTCCAGCAGCGGCGAGCTCGATACCGCCTTCGTGATCTGCTGGTTCTGATGTTTCGCACGGCCGCAATTCTGCTGCTGGCATTTGCGATTGCCCGTCCGCTGCTGCATCGGCAGGCGACGGCATCGGCAACCGATACTGCTACTGCGAACGTGACTCGGATTGTGCTGCTGGACTGCAGCCAGAGCATGGCGGCTCGCGACGGCGGCATCGTGCGCTTCGAGCGGGCTCGGCCAATCGTTTCCAATCTGCTGAAGTATCAGCCATCGATGAAAGCCAATCTGCTTCTGTCCGCAGCGAGTCCTCAGCCGGTGTTCGACGGACCGACCACGAATCTGGGAGCACTCCGCGACGCGCTGTCCGACGCTGCGGTCCGGCCCGAACGGCTGCGAGTTCAGCAGGCTCTGAATCACATCGCCGAAATGTTCGACCAGACCGATGCGGATTCGCGGATCGAGCTGGTCATCGTCAGTGACTTCCAGCGTTCCAACTGGGCAACCGCCGACTTTTCCGTTCTGCCCGAATCGTGCCAGGTCGAACTGCAGTCCGTCGCATCCAGTGACGACGCGCCGAATCTGGCCGTTCTGGATCTGACGGTCGCCGGTCGTGCCGAAGCCGGCCACGACGCTGACGTGTCCGTTCGAATCGGCAACTACTCCGACACGCCGCGGCACGCACGAGTGGAAGTCACGTTGGGCAACGTCGTGATTCCGTTCGAAGGCCACTGTCCGGCGAAAACTCAGACCTCAATCGGCGGACGGGTTCCGATCGCGTCGGACGGCTGGCACATCGGTTCCGCAAGACTCATGTCGGCGGATGACGCCCTGCCGGCCGACGACGCCATTCCCGTCGCGATTCAGGCCTTTCCTCAGCCAAAGATTGCAGTGCTGACTCGAGACGACACCGACCGCGCCGGAACGACGGCCTACTTCGTCAAACGAGCGTTGTCTTCAACCGTTACCGGCAGCACAACCACGGGCGGAACGACGGATGCC is a window of Planctomycetaceae bacterium DNA encoding:
- a CDS encoding ABC transporter permease subunit — protein: MAVWNFVSRIELPLLKRELIEAAQRRRTYILRVAVLAVFALFFLVTFASLAHRIRSPLRMMGSGRELTEVLFAVMASALYALLPAMACSSITSEKEKQTLGLLLTSRLTPAIIVLEKIASRVMPMLSLIVVAAPLLGVAYLMGGVSFSMTAIGLLILVFIAIHITAIAVCCSALLESSLAAFWATYGVLLTLSFGWPVLIGRGPFSGLPDNELFLAAFYPLALLLDAGRDAGTVMLFTIPANIVTLIAIVVARVGLVRYSFGQPLPVKKWLLNTIRVLKRALKKVLASLPLAHPLHRFIPDDAQRESKSDLPDLDPVAWRERRRSIIHRRSTVAGFVGLQILVQWCWFAASSWIPYRTEEISAIVSIGLLIIALLIVMGYGCRSFAGEREKQTLDSLLTMPLRNRDLLRQKLAGVNRLSWLLLFPIAVAGVMNLAFTNGLMKYWVEIGIMPRAVFSNIPRAPVTAVPGVSWLTHTMSATRFLFAAAATAFVYMHFVKWISVWFGLRFQSQMKAMLGSLLTVIALCIVPALIAALIMISMDKNPDDFPIFCFMSPAIIPCFNEIHELHMVFRRSWFPDSEWLVVLTNLAAYGSLVLALRWYVLRNLHNLMNRSDAVVCDRGRPREIIPEVVPEAV
- a CDS encoding sugar phosphate isomerase/epimerase; protein product: MARPVTLFTGQWADLPLEQLCRKAKEFGYDGLELACWGDHFEVDKAMSDDSYCQKKRDLLDKFELKLFSISNHLVGQAVLDNIDARHKAILPGYVWGDGNPAGVNERAIEEMKQTARAAQKLGVSVVNGFTGSSIWHMVYDFPPIPRSMIDAGYELLAERWNPILDVFQECGVKFGLEVHPGEIAFDIFSAERTLQALNHREEFGFNFDPSHLIWQGVDPVEFIRYFPDRIYHVHMKDASTTLNGRSGILSSHLSFGDARRGWDFRSVGRGAVRFEEIIRALNAVGYNGPLSVEWEDSGMDREHGAAEAAQYCKNVDFEPSGRAFDAAFGD
- a CDS encoding VCBS repeat-containing protein, with amino-acid sequence MINRTPPMQAARLLLIAVSIAAAIVSIENSGSCAAHAEELSEKSNDLAQFYGFSGVELFKLDERAFNLAAGDFDSDGLTDILLVDNRSSSIRLLRQQTDAEQASRKSGSDVNDLVSDWRFDIRQISVDKPIAGMATADFNSDGREDVAYIGVPDQLVVKYQPEPGKEEWTERWSIRLPELTPTSWMISAGDLNGDKRADIVVLGESVTYVVYQDDEGKMKAPEHLINTSPQLSMIQVADIDGDGRSDMCYMANEGSERGLCARLQTADGRLGPEVCFDLQQPRSVTLHDVDQLPGKEVLTIDARTGRVLVSKLKRSTTDNNELPARLVQYGIGKATSSRGRAVAVGDINGDGLTDAVVTDPENAQVLVYRQNGIDGLDTAEIFPGLLGATDVAIMDADGDGSNEVILMSEKEAAIAVSRFENGRLTFPQAVARPEAGFELAAIEALGNRLAVVTKKGSGNRAEVRLQQFQVNSDSVWEPVGLREPQSLPSGTLGSRGIDLLSMDVNGDQQDDLLLIPNGSNGDGLRVLFSGDEHTLTEAEGVRPLDLGTSSGGSLFVDGSSLLVSRDSFARAMTFGDEGWKVADQFNAGESKARIEGVAALNLDNEDGNEIVLVDSGIRKLRVLKSTSGLYRPWKEVELGSLRLISVHVADLNGDHKDDLLLFGNEQFSVLYSGRVDSTLEEIASWESDRDDAYPADIIAGDLNGDNAIDLTTIDTSFDGVEILRFDESRGLEPATHFRVFEEKRLVSESDSRGTEPREGLVADVTGDGRGDLILLCHDRLVLYPQDDGATP
- a CDS encoding MoxR family ATPase: MSNAAAPSGNTDLAEEQIQHFANRVSEIREQLHRTVVGQDETLDLLLTCALTGSHALLVGVPGLAKTLMVKALAAAFHWKFARVQFTPDLMPSDITGYELLGRPADDGSPSLTFRKGPVFANLVLADEINRAAPKTQSAMLEAMAERHVTVGGETHLLEEPFIVIATQNPIEQEGTYPLPEAQLDRFMMEIQIGYPDPKQEVEIVMKTAGHDTRLPEAAFDRETFLKLRELVSAVPIPVSVAEFAVRLCGATRSNEVTSSQLARDYLAWGAGPRGSQNLVLAAKAKALLHGRTAPTVDDIRSLASPVLRHRMVLNHRAIGDGVTSDTIIERLLQESTRW
- a CDS encoding DUF58 domain-containing protein codes for the protein MAITSTTSRFLDLQALSSLERMRFTTKHRIEGTYSGRHASRQKGGAGEFVDYREYSPGEDLRRMDWKVYARTGKSYVRLYQDETNLSCTLAIDASRSMLFGADGDSTTQNSKLEYAQFLATGFSHVIAGAQDHVGIAVLADDLLEAIPPGGAPTHVARVQDAIASIATRESTRLAPGLRSLFERTKSRGVLLVVSDFLIDDAEDTFAVLRLFRHRQFEVILLHLVHPDEERLPEGAAFRFEGLEGEGRVDCSPADIRTEYERAFADHLSVIRTFALATGCDYRRVSLSQPWIQVLSSFLVERSG
- a CDS encoding BatA and WFA domain-containing protein, whose translation is MFANSWAILIGLTAAAAPVIVHWLTKPKPVRLPVSTLRFIRGAVQQRRARYRLRDLLVLMFRTAAILLLAFAIARPLLHRQATASATDTATANVTRIVLLDCSQSMAARDGGIVRFERARPIVSNLLKYQPSMKANLLLSAASPQPVFDGPTTNLGALRDALSDAAVRPERLRVQQALNHIAEMFDQTDADSRIELVIVSDFQRSNWATADFSVLPESCQVELQSVASSDDAPNLAVLDLTVAGRAEAGHDADVSVRIGNYSDTPRHARVEVTLGNVVIPFEGHCPAKTQTSIGGRVPIASDGWHIGSARLMSADDALPADDAIPVAIQAFPQPKIAVLTRDDTDRAGTTAYFVKRALSSTVTGSTTTGGTTDAVFTVDAADPDVELLRQAEVVVAARPGRLTGDSITVLTAMLQRGHSVLYIAADQLDAANLRDLTGALGSSVRMPVEYLPQPGSRSGVRRFLTDVDRRRSPFAIFGDELASAIGSLEFSGGLVTRSTSEGLQDDVRATLNDQSAFLTVTSVGRGRLAVMNADLDRSNLARTPVLVPLLGELISQDLGMSAATPAAFPCGEPLALQLPIGEENIDALTVVGPTADLPESAKGTFSPVPAGIVWEITSAGPVGVYEVRLHGRTVAAAVTSVPVEEADLRSLSADVFEGRLSGGRTLTYADGSIADTDSQDDTWVWLAALCVGCVLMEILTLKVFQT